A genome region from Actinobacillus arthritidis includes the following:
- the malM gene encoding maltose operon protein MalM, giving the protein MKTKIAVFLSSVLFASVAIAGTPSKTELSRFGWQDVTFSQKMVSELSKEQIRSFSQTLAGTNSAVVGYKIPANQGTLKIKVSSLVVDNDHIFIPNILVLDANFNESLTYPSSQFKVVEERGFEGGQIQAELSLTPTTGQDFIYLLLYTTEKDLSGQTKFTHPAKLYEKAKGNQPPAIADLMVKHSNSGQIQINVDGVQSTQFVGLGNVVNGGALFEAKPTASQPVGMEAKAVKNTQKNAKLKSVEKTTEQYFNEAVMTALKNNDINKAMNLVNEAEQLGLTAPRQIFLKQVSSKK; this is encoded by the coding sequence ATGAAAACCAAAATCGCAGTATTTTTATCAAGTGTATTATTTGCATCAGTTGCTATTGCTGGTACACCCTCAAAAACGGAACTTAGTCGTTTTGGTTGGCAAGATGTTACTTTCTCACAAAAAATGGTTAGCGAGTTATCAAAAGAGCAAATTCGTTCATTTAGTCAAACGTTAGCTGGAACAAATAGTGCGGTAGTCGGTTATAAAATCCCGGCAAATCAAGGTACGTTGAAAATCAAAGTGAGCAGTTTGGTTGTAGATAATGATCATATTTTTATACCGAATATTTTGGTATTAGATGCTAATTTTAATGAATCATTAACTTATCCGTCATCACAATTTAAAGTTGTGGAAGAAAGGGGATTTGAAGGCGGACAAATCCAAGCCGAATTAAGTTTAACACCGACAACCGGACAAGATTTTATTTATTTATTACTCTACACAACAGAGAAAGACCTTAGCGGACAAACTAAATTTACTCATCCGGCAAAACTATATGAAAAAGCAAAAGGTAATCAACCGCCGGCAATTGCCGATTTAATGGTAAAACATTCTAATTCCGGTCAAATTCAAATTAATGTCGATGGCGTTCAAAGTACGCAATTTGTTGGGTTAGGCAACGTAGTGAACGGCGGAGCATTATTTGAAGCAAAACCGACAGCTTCTCAACCGGTTGGAATGGAAGCGAAAGCGGTTAAAAATACACAAAAAAATGCAAAATTGAAATCTGTAGAGAAAACTACGGAACAATATTTTAATGAAGCAGTTATGACGGCGCTTAAAAATAACGATATCAATAAAGCGATGAATTTAGTGAATGAAGCAGAACAATTGGGACTTACTGCACCTCGTCAGATTTTCTTAAAACAAGTTTCCTCCAAAAAATAG
- the malT gene encoding HTH-type transcriptional regulator MalT, with product MQQTFSRLIPTKLISSKANRSTKDNETIERTSLLNELNKAEFYPMTLVIAPAGYGKTTLVCQWKEKQLTKNQRIGWYSLDESDNKAEQFSAYFTAALSHATDLSFAGITYQNNLVDYFSQLLIQLSQVRSHFYLVIDDYHHIENSEIHDALRFWLKHQPQTMSLIVLSRLTPPLSITNLRIHEQLLEIDVHQLAFTPTETRQFLALKFNEQLTDDEIFSLCDRVEGWATALQLVSFAVKKNPELLRASEKLFAKLNQQHIADYLNEEVFHYVEPEIKLFMQRCAILRSMNEKLVVALTADESGVKKLDELERMGLFVQRILHDDGEIWWKFHPILASYLAQSCRLELPYEWQELHKIATMMWLKLGYGSEALYHAQMLDDSQTLYTILQEHGWSLFHQGQLKLLEDCLTLLPSERLWQDSNLVLLKAWLAQSQHRHQEVSGILQKFQPNQPLVADLQARFDALKAQVAINEGNDEQAYNLAKQALVHLSSDFGYAQIVANSIIGEAQHCRGYLKEGLVQMQKVEKMALEQRAYHQWLWSKLQQAEILSAQGFWQSAYDLLKDTTLQAQHLHQIPMHEFLLRLKGQILWEWHHLDQAEAMANAGIEVLEKEGEQAHCLALLAKVSLTKGDLNNAERLIEQCRNLIIAQAVHWDWRSTFDEVQMLYWQISDDKSHLESWLTQVNFPEQDNNHFLQRQWRNIARCYLLQDNFEHALHILNRLLQTSATFNLLSDTQRALILRNRVFYRQGRMDLAQKDLIRALNLTRQTNFISAFVIEGDLMAQQIRQLLQINVLDELSTHKAQFILRSINQHNRHKFAHFDEEFVANLLKNPQVPELLKISPLTAREWQVLGLIYSGYSNEQISQELVVAITTIKTHIRNLYQKIGVANRSEAIEYTRSLLRMMGYS from the coding sequence ATGCAACAAACGTTTTCAAGATTAATTCCGACAAAATTGATTTCCAGTAAAGCTAATCGTTCTACTAAAGATAATGAAACGATTGAGCGAACATCTTTATTAAATGAATTAAATAAAGCGGAATTTTATCCGATGACACTTGTGATTGCACCGGCAGGATATGGTAAAACGACATTGGTTTGTCAATGGAAAGAAAAACAACTGACAAAGAATCAGCGTATCGGCTGGTATTCACTTGATGAAAGTGATAATAAAGCAGAGCAATTCTCCGCTTATTTTACTGCCGCACTTTCTCATGCGACTGATTTGTCTTTTGCCGGTATCACTTATCAAAATAATCTGGTTGATTATTTTTCCCAATTACTTATTCAACTTTCTCAGGTACGTAGCCATTTCTACCTAGTGATAGATGATTATCATCATATTGAAAATAGCGAAATTCACGATGCACTTCGTTTTTGGTTAAAGCATCAGCCGCAGACAATGAGCTTGATTGTCTTATCACGTTTAACTCCTCCGTTAAGTATTACCAATTTACGAATCCATGAGCAACTATTAGAAATTGATGTTCACCAACTTGCATTTACACCGACCGAAACTCGCCAATTTTTAGCATTAAAATTTAATGAACAGCTGACAGATGATGAGATCTTTTCACTTTGTGATCGTGTGGAAGGTTGGGCGACTGCATTACAGTTGGTCAGCTTTGCAGTCAAGAAAAATCCCGAATTGTTACGAGCCTCCGAAAAGTTATTTGCAAAACTGAATCAGCAACATATCGCCGATTATTTAAATGAAGAAGTGTTTCATTATGTTGAACCGGAAATTAAGTTATTTATGCAACGTTGTGCGATTTTGCGTTCGATGAACGAGAAATTAGTTGTAGCATTAACGGCAGATGAAAGCGGTGTAAAAAAGCTCGATGAATTAGAAAGAATGGGGTTATTTGTTCAACGTATATTGCATGATGATGGTGAAATTTGGTGGAAGTTTCATCCGATTTTAGCCTCTTATCTCGCTCAAAGTTGTCGTTTGGAATTACCTTATGAATGGCAAGAATTACATAAAATTGCGACAATGATGTGGTTGAAATTGGGTTATGGCTCCGAAGCACTCTATCATGCACAGATGTTGGACGATTCTCAAACACTTTATACCATTTTACAAGAACATGGTTGGTCGTTGTTCCATCAAGGACAACTTAAATTATTGGAAGATTGTTTAACGTTACTCCCCTCAGAACGATTGTGGCAAGATTCCAATTTAGTGCTGTTAAAAGCATGGCTTGCACAGAGTCAGCATCGTCATCAAGAAGTATCGGGCATTTTACAAAAATTTCAGCCAAATCAACCGCTTGTTGCAGATTTACAAGCACGTTTTGATGCCTTAAAAGCACAGGTCGCGATTAATGAGGGGAATGATGAGCAAGCCTATAATTTAGCAAAACAGGCACTTGTTCATTTGTCATCTGATTTTGGTTATGCACAAATTGTGGCAAACTCTATTATCGGAGAAGCACAACATTGCCGTGGTTATTTGAAAGAAGGTTTAGTCCAAATGCAGAAAGTCGAAAAAATGGCATTGGAGCAAAGAGCCTATCATCAATGGTTATGGTCGAAGCTACAACAAGCAGAAATTTTATCGGCACAAGGTTTTTGGCAGTCTGCCTATGATTTGTTAAAAGACACTACTTTGCAAGCACAACATTTACACCAAATCCCAATGCACGAGTTTTTATTGCGTTTAAAAGGTCAGATTCTATGGGAATGGCATCATTTAGACCAAGCAGAAGCGATGGCAAATGCCGGTATCGAAGTTTTAGAAAAAGAGGGGGAACAAGCCCATTGTTTAGCGTTATTGGCAAAGGTTTCGCTGACTAAAGGCGATTTAAATAACGCCGAACGCTTGATAGAACAATGTCGCAATTTAATTATTGCTCAAGCGGTACATTGGGATTGGCGTTCAACCTTTGACGAAGTACAGATGTTGTATTGGCAAATTAGTGATGATAAGTCGCATTTAGAGAGTTGGCTCACGCAAGTCAATTTTCCGGAACAAGATAATAATCACTTTTTACAACGTCAATGGCGTAATATTGCTCGTTGCTATTTGTTACAGGATAATTTTGAACACGCATTGCATATTCTTAATCGATTGTTACAAACTTCTGCAACGTTTAATTTACTCAGCGATACGCAACGAGCATTAATTTTGCGTAACCGAGTGTTCTATCGTCAAGGGAGAATGGATCTAGCGCAAAAAGATTTGATCCGAGCGTTAAATCTGACGCGACAAACTAATTTTATTAGTGCTTTTGTGATTGAAGGTGATTTAATGGCACAACAAATTCGCCAGTTATTACAAATTAATGTGCTGGATGAACTTTCAACCCATAAAGCTCAATTTATTTTGCGGAGTATTAATCAGCACAATCGCCATAAATTTGCACATTTTGATGAAGAATTTGTCGCCAACTTATTGAAGAATCCACAAGTACCGGAATTACTTAAAATTAGCCCGCTTACTGCGAGAGAATGGCAGGTACTCGGTTTAATTTATTCAGGTTACAGCAATGAACAAATTTCACAAGAATTGGTGGTGGCGATAACCACGATTAAAACGCATATTCGTAATCTGTATCAAAAAATCGGTGTGGCAAATCGTAGCGAAGCGATTGAATATACTCGTAGTTTATTAAGAATGATGGGGTATAGTTAA
- a CDS encoding DUF5363 domain-containing protein has product MSGEPKGWFKKALAKYDKFCEELGVNQGACRGCVPVVKFDPEKESDKKKTTEKKSA; this is encoded by the coding sequence ATGTCAGGTGAGCCAAAAGGATGGTTTAAAAAGGCACTTGCTAAATATGACAAATTTTGTGAAGAACTTGGCGTAAATCAAGGTGCTTGCCGAGGTTGCGTGCCGGTTGTGAAATTCGATCCGGAAAAAGAATCGGATAAGAAAAAAACAACTGAGAAAAAATCAGCTTAA
- the malK gene encoding maltose/maltodextrin ABC transporter ATP-binding protein MalK — MTDVRLVNVCKSYGNVHISKDINLDIKDGEFVVFVGPSGCGKSTVLRMIAGLEDITSGDLFIGEKRMNDVPPADRNIGMVFQSYALYPHLNVAENMSFGLKLAGAKKEEIEQRVNQVAEILQLAHLLTRKPKELSGGQRQRVAIGRTLVSQPEVFLLDEPLSNLDAALRVQMRVEISKLHKKLGRTMIYVTHDQIEAMTLADKIVVLQALSAGSNLSTNVAQVGKPLELYHYPANRFVAGFIGSPKMNFLPVRVIDVREGGVKIELPDSTHLNFWVPVESDGVKVGDNLSLGIRPEHLLPSEQSEVSISGTVKVVEQLGNETQVHIEMPPIKQSLVYRQNDIVLVKEGDAMSIGINPNRCHLFREDGTACKRLFVEQGV; from the coding sequence ATGACTGATGTTCGATTGGTTAATGTATGTAAATCCTATGGTAATGTCCATATTTCTAAAGATATTAATTTAGACATTAAAGATGGTGAGTTTGTTGTTTTTGTCGGACCGTCAGGCTGTGGTAAATCTACGGTGCTGAGAATGATAGCCGGATTAGAAGATATTACTTCAGGTGATCTTTTTATTGGTGAAAAAAGGATGAACGATGTACCGCCAGCTGATCGTAATATTGGTATGGTATTCCAATCTTATGCATTATATCCCCATCTTAATGTGGCAGAAAATATGTCATTCGGCTTAAAACTTGCCGGTGCTAAAAAAGAAGAAATCGAACAACGAGTGAATCAAGTTGCGGAAATTTTACAACTTGCCCATTTACTGACACGCAAGCCGAAAGAATTATCGGGTGGTCAACGCCAACGTGTTGCTATCGGTCGTACGTTAGTTTCTCAGCCTGAAGTATTTCTATTAGATGAACCTCTCTCAAACCTTGATGCGGCTTTACGCGTTCAAATGCGTGTCGAGATCTCAAAGTTACATAAAAAACTTGGTAGAACAATGATTTATGTTACTCACGATCAAATCGAAGCAATGACCCTCGCCGATAAAATTGTTGTTTTACAAGCATTGTCTGCCGGCAGTAATCTTTCAACAAATGTTGCTCAAGTCGGTAAACCTTTAGAACTTTATCATTATCCTGCAAATCGCTTTGTCGCAGGTTTTATTGGATCACCTAAGATGAATTTCTTGCCGGTACGCGTGATCGATGTACGTGAGGGAGGGGTAAAAATTGAATTACCGGATTCAACACACTTAAATTTTTGGGTTCCGGTTGAAAGCGACGGTGTGAAAGTCGGAGATAATCTTTCGTTAGGTATTCGTCCGGAACATTTATTACCGAGTGAACAAAGTGAAGTTTCTATTTCCGGTACAGTAAAAGTCGTAGAGCAACTAGGTAATGAAACCCAAGTACATATTGAAATGCCTCCGATTAAACAGAGCCTTGTTTATCGTCAAAATGACATTGTATTAGTAAAAGAAGGTGATGCAATGTCGATTGGTATTAATCCGAATCGTTGTCATCTTTTCCGTGAAGATGGCACTGCGTGTAAACGTTTATTTGTCGAACAAGGCGTATAA
- the malE gene encoding maltose/maltodextrin ABC transporter substrate-binding protein MalE, giving the protein MKKLTKTALAVLAGLCIAQGVNAKIVEGQLNVWINADKGYNGLAEVGKKFEAETGVKVIVEHPSKLEELFPQVASTGDGPDIIIYAHDRFGGYAQTGLLAEIQPSAEFKAKLSDIGWEATKYNGKQIAYPIALEAISLIYNKDLVPTPPKTWEEVEKLDKELKAKGKSAIMWNLQEPYFTWPVISSQGAYAFKVTSNGYDVKDIGVNNEGAQKGLQYVVDLVKNKVISADMDYAVAEAAFNKGNTALTINGPWSWSNIEKSKINYGVAVLPTLNGKASKPFVGVLSAGINASSPNKDLAKEFLENHLLTDAGLDTVNKDVPLGAVALKSFQEKLAKDPRIAATMANAENGEIMPNIPQMSRFWYSEKATIGNATTGRQSVKAALDEAQAKIEKE; this is encoded by the coding sequence ATGAAAAAATTAACTAAAACCGCATTAGCTGTATTAGCAGGATTATGTATTGCTCAAGGCGTAAATGCTAAAATTGTTGAAGGACAATTAAATGTTTGGATTAACGCCGATAAAGGTTATAACGGTTTAGCTGAAGTGGGTAAAAAATTTGAAGCTGAAACGGGCGTAAAAGTGATTGTAGAACACCCAAGTAAACTTGAAGAATTATTCCCACAAGTTGCATCAACCGGTGATGGTCCTGATATTATCATTTATGCTCATGACCGCTTTGGTGGTTATGCACAAACCGGCTTACTCGCTGAAATTCAACCAAGTGCAGAATTTAAAGCAAAACTCTCGGATATCGGTTGGGAAGCAACGAAATATAACGGCAAACAAATTGCTTATCCTATTGCCTTGGAAGCTATCTCTCTTATCTACAACAAAGATTTAGTACCTACTCCGCCAAAAACATGGGAAGAAGTTGAAAAATTAGATAAAGAATTAAAAGCAAAAGGTAAAAGTGCAATTATGTGGAATTTACAAGAACCGTATTTCACATGGCCGGTTATTTCATCCCAAGGCGCTTATGCCTTCAAAGTTACATCAAATGGTTATGATGTAAAAGATATTGGGGTCAATAATGAAGGTGCACAAAAAGGCTTACAATATGTGGTTGATCTTGTAAAAAATAAAGTTATTAGTGCAGATATGGACTATGCTGTTGCAGAAGCCGCATTTAATAAAGGTAATACGGCATTAACAATTAACGGTCCTTGGTCTTGGTCAAATATTGAGAAAAGCAAAATCAATTACGGTGTAGCCGTGCTTCCGACTTTAAATGGCAAAGCATCTAAACCATTCGTGGGTGTATTAAGTGCAGGTATTAATGCTTCCAGTCCAAATAAAGACTTAGCGAAAGAATTCCTTGAAAACCATTTATTAACTGATGCCGGCTTAGATACGGTAAACAAAGATGTTCCTTTAGGGGCTGTTGCACTTAAATCTTTCCAAGAAAAATTAGCGAAAGATCCACGTATTGCCGCAACAATGGCAAATGCGGAAAATGGTGAAATTATGCCTAATATTCCTCAAATGAGTCGTTTTTGGTATTCAGAAAAAGCGACTATCGGCAATGCAACTACTGGTCGTCAATCAGTAAAAGCCGCACTTGATGAAGCTCAAGCAAAAATTGAGAAAGAATAA
- a CDS encoding YajQ family cyclic di-GMP-binding protein yields the protein MPSFDIVSEITMHEVRNAVENANRVLSTRYDFRGVEAVIELNEKNESVKLTTESDFQLEQLIEILIGSCVKRGIEHNSLDIPNEAEHHGKLYSKEIKLKQGIETEMAKKITKLIKDSKIKVQTQIQGEQVRVTGKSRDDLQAAIQLVKGAELGQPFQFNNFRD from the coding sequence ATGCCATCTTTTGATATTGTTTCTGAAATTACCATGCACGAAGTGCGTAATGCGGTAGAAAATGCCAATCGTGTATTAAGTACACGTTATGATTTCCGTGGCGTGGAAGCCGTTATTGAGCTTAACGAAAAAAACGAAAGCGTAAAATTAACGACAGAATCCGATTTCCAATTAGAACAATTAATTGAGATTTTAATCGGTTCTTGTGTAAAACGTGGTATTGAACACAACTCACTTGATATTCCAAATGAAGCGGAACACCACGGCAAACTTTACTCGAAAGAGATTAAACTTAAACAGGGTATTGAAACCGAAATGGCGAAAAAGATCACCAAATTGATCAAAGATTCAAAAATTAAAGTTCAGACCCAAATTCAAGGTGAACAAGTACGTGTCACCGGTAAATCTCGTGACGATTTACAAGCGGCTATTCAGTTGGTAAAAGGTGCAGAACTTGGTCAACCGTTCCAATTTAATAACTTCCGTGACTAA
- a CDS encoding maltoporin: MNLNKTMLATLVSSALLSTSALAVDFHGYARSGIGWTSGGGEQSAFTVNGGGSKYRLGNEAETYTELKLGQELYKNGEKSIYLDTNVAYSVNQQVDWEATDPALREVNVQFKNFADSLPGATLWAGKRFYQRHDVHMNDFYYWDISGPGAGVENIDLGFGKLSLAVTRNTEKDGAYSWKYDPMTKKWQSSQDKNKDVYNDVFDIRLAGLETNKDGSLEIGFDFGNAHTKDGAIYEKDATKHGYMATIEHTQGNFFGGFNKFTAQYAKDAMTSWSTGHSQGGSANNKGDMLRLINQGVVQASDKVEVMYALIYEKTDLDNKRGKTWYSAGVRPMYKWNDTMSTLLEVGYDRIKDQATGKKNDLMKYTIAQQWQAGNSIWARPAIRVFGTYAHWNDKFNTANRTDAGYKAKDGEFIGGVQFEAWW; encoded by the coding sequence ATGAACCTCAATAAAACGATGTTAGCGACTTTAGTTTCAAGTGCTTTACTTTCAACCAGTGCCTTAGCGGTTGATTTCCACGGTTATGCACGTTCCGGTATCGGTTGGACTTCTGGTGGCGGTGAACAATCTGCATTTACTGTGAATGGTGGCGGTTCAAAATACCGTTTAGGTAATGAAGCAGAAACCTATACTGAATTGAAATTAGGTCAAGAGCTTTATAAAAATGGCGAAAAATCTATTTATTTAGATACTAATGTTGCTTATTCTGTTAATCAACAAGTTGACTGGGAAGCAACAGATCCAGCACTTCGTGAAGTGAATGTTCAATTCAAAAACTTTGCAGACAGCTTGCCGGGGGCTACATTGTGGGCCGGTAAACGTTTCTACCAACGTCACGATGTACATATGAATGACTTCTACTACTGGGATATTTCAGGTCCGGGTGCAGGGGTTGAAAATATTGACCTTGGTTTCGGTAAACTCTCTTTAGCGGTAACTCGTAATACTGAAAAAGATGGTGCGTATAGTTGGAAATATGATCCAATGACTAAAAAATGGCAAAGTAGCCAAGATAAAAATAAAGATGTTTACAACGATGTATTCGATATCCGTTTAGCCGGTCTTGAAACGAATAAAGACGGTTCATTAGAAATTGGTTTTGACTTTGGTAATGCACATACTAAAGACGGTGCAATCTATGAAAAAGATGCGACCAAACATGGTTATATGGCAACTATTGAACATACTCAAGGCAACTTCTTCGGTGGTTTCAATAAATTTACCGCACAATATGCCAAAGATGCGATGACATCATGGAGTACCGGTCACTCACAAGGCGGTTCTGCAAATAATAAAGGTGATATGCTTCGTTTAATCAATCAAGGTGTTGTGCAAGCAAGCGATAAAGTAGAAGTAATGTATGCGTTAATCTACGAAAAAACAGACTTAGATAATAAACGAGGTAAAACTTGGTACTCTGCAGGTGTTCGTCCAATGTATAAATGGAACGATACAATGAGTACCTTATTAGAAGTGGGTTATGACCGTATTAAAGATCAAGCAACCGGCAAGAAAAATGATCTAATGAAATATACCATTGCACAACAATGGCAAGCGGGTAACAGTATTTGGGCTCGTCCGGCAATCCGTGTATTTGGTACTTATGCACATTGGAACGACAAATTTAACACAGCAAATCGTACAGACGCTGGCTATAAAGCAAAAGACGGCGAATTTATCGGTGGTGTTCAATTTGAAGCATGGTGGTAA